From Oncorhynchus mykiss isolate Arlee chromosome 25, USDA_OmykA_1.1, whole genome shotgun sequence, a single genomic window includes:
- the LOC110505795 gene encoding dapper homolog 1 — translation MDTMKETAAVAEMLASKDCTLQFRERRPFDKRSRERIEAEMDRVRTRERFEATLAGLGELEYLRQRQELLVRNVLNHQEYSIPTVDLMCVTHEGNYLNSEEKLLEENILLLRKQLNCLRRRDAGLINQLQELDRQISDLRLDTEVSREHVETDSRPSSGFYELSDGASGSLSNSSNSVFSECLSNCRSSTCFCSPLDTSLCASEGRLKSADELGNCAECEGQCEEQQTSGTVRRSPSAPYSPSTDTSTQDIQSKYHCDLIAKNGSDVYRYPSPLHAVAVQNPIFLQSLAEHLKEDGGLSKSGGCIEGSSDCQKLEQQPILVPQSTSWSASHSPANKRLDNYIFSLLQRRAQPIRTNKPRTSISTDPSKSILRQGSLCVRQASVGQQQPQGLWTAPVTDLKPTWQTCLHAGGASNNDPGTGSQQRQWSVESKGELLLEIGMVSQSLGQPQNGYATINSSDIHTNSLVTNTNSLLKKKAPTNKGLPSSTGPLSKDYQDLGAPNANSSPKERTQSYFPNAQEENITKLSQTLPRDLTKTGAPKKSPKSIAVSVYTARHTKEKRPMLELVSLGSSSQSQDESQGHMVSAQYIPAQRQVVKLRKGGKNVKIVKVKSASLKPHRGTHAHAEPVSSEMAGTRENGHRSGGSRKSRQPEEVQHVHKVSSKRGASSRAKRTVPASIPEGRVLEKHMAMVSTTRSTVTRHHGYHGREVVVAKPKYKRTSGQDYNRGRLRAITEVPYDEALRRAHRRQKRELLGQVSTTTTMYLPSNAQFTSPYAYVAGSDSEYSAECASLFHSTIMDTSEDERSNYTTNCFGDSESSLSEVDFVAESTISSDSEESGGMNWPQFAGQGAGPQEVTTAQAKAFVKIKASHNLKKKILRFRSAGSLKLMTTV, via the exons ATGGATACAATGAAAGAAACGGCTGCTGTTGCAGAGATGCTGGCCTCTAAGGATTGCACATTACAGTTTCGGGAAAGGAGACCATTCGATAAGCGCTCCAGGGAAAGAATAGAGGCAGAGATGGATCGGGTGCGAACTCGGGAGAGATTTGAAGCCACTCTAGCCGGTCTCGGAGAGCTGGAATACTTGAGACAGCGACAGGAATTACTGGTCAGAAATGTGTTGAATCACCAGGAGTACTCTATACCAACAGTAGATCTAATGTGCGTTACGCACGAGGGGAATTACTTGAACTCGGAGGAAAAACTTCTAGAAGAAAATATTTTATTGCTAAGAAAACAACTG AACTGCCTGAGAAGGAGAGATGCTGGTTTGATCAATCAGCTGCAGGAGTTGGACAGGCAGATCAGTGACCTCCGGTTGGACACGGAGGTGTCACGTGAACACGTGGAGACAGACAGCCGCCCGAGCTCAG gcTTTTACGAGCTGAGCGACGGCGCTTCAGGGTCTCTCTCCAACTCTTCCAACTCGGTGTTCAGCGAGTGTTTGTCCAACTGTCGCTCCAGCACCTGTTTCTGCAGTCCCCTCGACACATCGCTGTGTGCCTCCGAGGGAAGGCTCAAATCTGCAG ATGAGCTGGGTAACTGTGCTGAGTGCGAGGGCCAGTGTGAGGAGCAGCAGACGTCAGGGACAGTCAGGAGGTCCCCCTCCGCTCCCTACTCCCCCTCTACAGATACCTCCACTCAAGACATCCAGTCCAAGTACCACTGTGACCTGATTGCCAAGAATGGCAGTGACGTGTACCGCTATCCCAGCCCCCTCCACGCCGTGGCCGTACAGAACCCCATCTTCTTACAGTCTCTGGCCGAACACCTCAAAGAGGATGGAGGGCTGTCAAAGAGTGGCGGCTGCATCGAGGGCTCCAGTGACTGtcagaaactggagcagcagcctATTCTGGTGCCCCAGAGCACTTCTTGGTCTGCCTCCCACTCGCCCGCTAATAAACGACTGGACAATTATATCTTCAGCCTGCTTCAGAGGAGGGCTCAGCCCATTAGGACCAACAAGCCACGGACGAGCATCAGCACAGACCCCTCCAAGAGCATCCTAAGGCAGGGTAGTCTGTGTGTGAGGCAGGCTAGTGTTGGCCAGCAGCAGCCACAGGGACTGTGGACTGCTCCTGTTACTGACCTCAAACCAACCTGGCAGACGTGTTTACATGCAGGAGGTGccagtaacaatgatccaggaaCAGGCTCCCAACAGAGACAGTGGTCAGTGGAGAGCAAAGGGGAACTCCTCTTAGAAATTGGGATGGTGTCCCAGTCTTTGGGCCAACCTCAGAACGGATATGCCACAATCAATAGCAGTGACATTCACACCAACAGCCTGGTGACCAACACCAACAGTCTGTTGAAAAAGAAGGCGCCAACCAATAAAGGACTTCCATCGTCAACCGGTCCTCTGTCTAAGGATTACCAAGACCTGGGCGCCCCCAATGCCAACTCCTCCCCCAAAGAGAGAACGCAGTCTTATTTCCCTAATGCTCAAGAGGAAAACATTACTAAACTCTCCCAGACACTGCCAAGAGACCTCACCAAAACAGGCGCACCCAAGAAAAGCCCTAAGAGCATTGCGGTCTCAGTCTATACAGCCCGGCACACTAAAGAAAAGAGGCCAATGCTGGAGCTGGTGAGTCTGGGGTCTTCCTCCCAGAGCCAGGATGAGAGTCAAGGACACATGGTCAGTGCCCAGTACATCCCCGCCCAGAGACAGGTGGTCAAGCTCCGCAAGGGGGGCAAAAACGTTAAGATTGTCAAGGTGAAGAGCGCCTCCCTGAAACCACATAGGGGGACGCACGCACATGCTGAGCCTGTATCATCAGAGATGGCGGGGACGAGGGAGAACGGTCACCGATCTGGAGGATCTAGGAAGTCTCGTCAGCCTGAGGAGGTACAACATGTGCACAAAGTCTCCTCCAAGAGGGGGGCATCTTCCAGGGCCAAGCGCACCGTCCCAGCATCTATCCCTGAGGGCCGTGTCCTAGAGAAACACATGGCCATGGTGTCTACAACAAGGTCCACTGTGACCAGGCATCACGGCTACCATGGTAGGGAGGTGGTGGTGGCCAAGCCCAAGTACAAGCGGACAAGCGGACAGGACTACAACCGTGGAAGGCTGAGAGCCATCACTGAGGTGCCTTACGACGAGGCCCTCAGGAGAGCCCACCGCAGGCAGAAGAGGGAGCTCCTCGGCCAGgtctccacaaccaccaccatgTACCTGCCCTCCAACGCGCAGTTCACCAGTCCTTACGCCTACGTGGCCGGTAGCGATTCTGAGTACTCCGCAGAGTGCGCCTCACTCTTCCATTCCACCATCATGGACACCAGTGAGGACGAGCGGAGCAACTACACCACCAACTGCTTCGGGGACAGTGAGTCCAGCCTGAGTGAGGTGGACTTTGTTGCAGAGAGCACTATCAGCAGTGACTctgaggagagtggagggatgaaCTGGCCCCAGTTTGCAGGGCAGGGCGCTGGGCCTCAGGAAGTAACCACTGCCCAGGCTAAGGCCTTCGTCAAGATCAAGGCCTCTCACAACCTGAAGAAGAAGATCCTCCGCTTCCGTTCTGCGGGCTCGCTGAAACTGATGACGACTGTATGA